The DNA sequence AGTAGTATAAATAACGTTAATAAATTACTTATTAACACTTTATCGACATTATGTGCTTTATGTCTGTAAAATGTATAATTTTATTCCTGAAAACAAACCCCCAAATCTGTTATGAAAAGTTATATCACTCTTTTTTTAGCACTTGTTTTTTCTCTAAATATTTTTGCAGATACTGTTTCGGACAAAGAAAAAGATGCCCTTATTAAGTTGTACCATGCTACTAATGGATCACAATGGAAAATAAAATGGGATTTGTCATTATCAGTAGCTACATGGTATGGAGTAACAGCTGAAAACGGAAAAGTTGTCGGGCTTAATTTGGCCAACAATAATTTGCAGGGAGAATTACCCGGTGAGTTTTACGATTTAGTAAATCTGATTGCCGTCGATTTGCATGAAAATGGACTGAAAGGACAACTTCCTGTAGCAATTCAAAATCTGAAGGAGCTTGAAGTTCTCGATGTTTCATTAAATGAGCTGTCAGGAACATTACCGGCTTCGATTTGCGAATTAAAAAAACTGAAAAATTTAGAGCTTTTTGCTAATAAAATTTCAGGAGAATTGCCAATAGAGATTGGAAAATTAAAGCAGTTAGAAATACTGTCGTTGTTTAATAATGAACTGGAAGGGCAACTGCCGGGTTCTTTATATAAAATTCAGACATTGAAGGTATTGCTGCTCAATAATAATAAGATGTCCGGGAACTTAAGTAATGAAATACTTAATTTTTCTGCTCTTGAAAATCTGAGTCTGTTTGACAATAGTTTTGGAGGTGAAATTCCAAAAGGACTGGAAAAGTTACATAATTTGTCTGAAATGAATCTTTCATACAATAAATTTGAAGGAACCGTTTCTAAAAACTTGGTGTTATTAGACGCACTGAATATGACGATGTTTGACGAAAACGGAGATCCGGTTTTGTTAGAAATTAATAATGAAAAAGAAACTACAATTGTTACCCAAAATTAATCATGCTTATGAATGAATTTCACTCTCGTTAAAAAGTTGATTAAATATATTTAGTTAATTGTTGAAAACCGTAATTCGTTACGGTTTTTTTCTGCCCAAAAGTGATTGGAGTAAGGAATTGTTATGAACACGAATTACACGAATTTTCACTAATCAATTCGCGCAATTTGTGGCGTTTTTTTTGAAGCTAAATTTTATGGAATGTTTTTATGAACACGAATTACACGAATTTTCACTAATCAATTCGTGTTAATTCGTGTAATTCGTGTTTTTTTTTAGGTTAGACTTTATCGGGATGTTTTTATAGCCACGAATCTCACAAATTTCCACTAATCAATTCGTGTTAATTCGTGTAATTCGTGTTTTTTTTTAAGTTAGACTTTATCGGGATGTTTTTATAGCCACGAATCTCACAAATTTCCACTAATCAATTCGTGTTAATTCGTGCAATTCGTGTTTTTTTTTAGGTCAAACTTTATCCGTATGAAAAGAAGACTCGAATGAAAGATTTCGTCACTCTGTAGAAAAAAGTAATCCTTTCAATCCTTTTAATCTGTGGCAGATCTTTTTTTTATTTCGCCACAGATTAAAAGGATTTTTCTGGTTTGTGGTCTTGTGCTTTTGACTAGACAGAAATCTTCATAAAGACGCTGCAACTTTTGGACATGATTTAAATAACATTTATTTTTGAAGCGATTTTTTATTCATTTGCTTTTTTTTCATAACTTTAGTTATCAATGTTGGGATGAAAAATAAAATCTTAAATTAACCCTTTTAATTATAAAATTATGGTAGTACAATATAAAGGTGAACAATACGGAAAGGAGACACAATTTACAATAAGAATCATTGGTAATAACCTTTCTAAAAGCAGTTCAAATTATCAAATAGATTTATTGGTAGGTGACAAGCAATTGCCAACTTTTACCACGTCTATTCACCAGAGTTTATCAAATTGCCTGAAAGAGATCTATTTGTTCAGAAAACATAACGGGATTAAATTTGATGCTTCTTCTGAAGTAATAAATCCTAAATTAGTGCCTTACGATAAGGTTTTGTACGATTATAATAAGTATGCTTTGTTTATGGCTTAGGTCATTTTACTTAGTAAAAATACGGAAGACTGTCTATTGAGATGGTCTTTTTTTTGTTTTCATAGAGGAGGATTAGTGCTTTACAAAGAAAAATGTTTGACACGAATTTCACGAATTGGCACGAATTATTTTGTTGGTTATGTTTTTTTGCTGCGTAATGCTTGTCTTTTCGATGTAAGGAGAAATCACACATGTTATGTATGTTTTTTATGGAATATAGATTCTTGTGTAGGCTTAACCGCAAGGGTTGCGAAGTTTAATTATAGTATAGTAAATCCTTTTAAATTTTGTACCTATTTTTTTTCACGCAGATTTAGCAGATTAGGCTGATCTGTTTACCTCTTATAAAAAATCTGTTCAATCTGCTAAATCTGCGTGAAAAAGAAAAACTCAGCGCTCTTTGCGGTTAAAAAACAGCAGACAAATGATCTATAAAATAACCACAAAGAGCGCTAGGTTTTATATAAAGTTCACGATGGTTTCTCGTATAAACCAATAGCTTGAAGCTATTATAAATTCAAATCTTTAAAACCAGAAACTTCGGTAGAAACTTCCCCTAGCCATCCACCTTCGGCACGGTTTGAATTGTAGACTTTGATGAAGTTAATTCCTTGTAGTTTTACAGGGTTTCCTTTTTTATCTACGGACCAATTGATATCGATTTGGGCTTTTTCATCGGTGTTGGACCAATTGTCGGCATAGCCCCAGTCGTAGGCGGGGTTTACCCAATACGTGCCTGTTCCGGATTTATCGAATAGGTTGGCTTTTAAGAAAGTTCCTTTTAGGGTAATGCTGGTGCCTTTCCAGGTTGGATAGAAAGGATTGCTGTGATAAGCATTTTTAGAGATATAACCCGTTTGCCCTTGATTATCAGTCCAACGAATGTAATTGGGTTCCGATGGGTTTTCAGGTTCACTTTTGGGTTGGTAATACGTCAGCTCGTAATTTTTGATGGTCGTTGGTTTATTGTGCTCTGAACCTGCAATTTCGTACCATTCGTCATCTGCTTTTCCGTTGTTGTTTACATCGCTGGAAACCATTATTATACCGGGTTCGGCCCAATTGCTAAACGCGTTTCCAAGGACAATAAAATCGTTGCCTTCTTTATTGATAATTGTGTGGTCAAATCCCATTACGATATAACCTCCAAATCCGCCAAGACTTACCAAGCTTCCTGTTGTAAGTGTCGTTTCTGCTTTTTTTCGCATGGTTTCGTCAGTGTCTTTTACAGTTGCTTCGGGTAGCGCATTTGTAAATTGCCCGGGAGCAGGAAAGAATTCAAAGACATTTTTGACTCCGTTCAGATAGGTTTTTTCATTTACATTAACGGTGATTTTTTTAAAGATTTCACCGGAATTGTTTTTTACTCTAAAGTCAATTTTATAGGTTCCGGCTTGTGCAAACACGTACATTAGATCAAGTGTGGTCGCAATTATTTTTCCATTTAACAGCCAGGTATAAGTCACGTTATCCGGATTTTTAAGTTTAGGCTGGAGGTGAAACCATTGCATTTTATCAATTGTAAAACCATTTGTTGGTTCATCAAATGTTACTTCCGGTAATACCACTTCGGAAGGTGTCTCATCTTTGGAACATCCGGTGAGGAATAGAGTTGTGGCTAATGCAATTAAAATTTTATTCATAAACGAAAAGAGTATTATTTTCTATTCTTGTTTTTGCTTTAAAAGCGAAAAAAACGAAAACGAAAACCAAATTTGAATTTGATGTTTGTGTCCGGCCTTAAAGTTTTGCTCCACGAAAACTTTAAACTATTAAGCAGTGGCAGGTCTCCTGACTTGTTTCCATTTTGAGCAACCTTCCCACATTTCTAAAAATGCAGTGGCAAAAGATTAGATTTTGAAGATTTGAAAAATCAACAGCAATCTGTCAAAATGTTGCATGAAACTTACAGTAACGGGCTTGTTCAGGATTTGCACCTAATTCCCTTTTAATCAACTACACCGAAAAATGCAGTTGAACCATTGCGCGTACAAATGTAAATAAACTCTTTGGTGCTTTTAATGTTAATTTCAAAAAAAAATAAGCGTCTTTTGTTCTTTCGACGAAGGAGAAATCGCATCCCATATTCTACGACAATTTGCTTTGCTTACGTGCTTTTTTGTACGAAAAATTTGTTAAATAATTCTTGGGTATCTTATATGATAACCGTTTTTAGAAAATATAATGTCAAATTTGAATTAAAATGGAAAAACATGAAAACACAACACACAGAACCGTTCGTATCACTTTTAGAAGTAATGAACAAGGGAGGGTATTTTACAAAACTAAAACCGGACAATACAAATAATTCGTTTGAAGTAGCGCTAAAAGTATCTTCTTACAGCGAATTAAACCTAATGGTTTCTACTTTACTTAAAGCAAGTATTAGTGTACTTAAAAATGAGGATCCTTATTTATCAGATAGTATGTCTGAGCAGGAAATAGATATAGCGACTTTGCTCGATATGGCCTTAAAACTTCTTCCGGATGATGAAATGGAATTGTTCGATGAAGTACATAAACTTCGTTTGAATGCTGATCATTGATTTGATAGGATTAGTTTAGTACACATAAAAACGCCTTCTAGATATCAATTAAAGGTTCTTTTATGAGTTATTGTCACCCTGAGCGAAGTCGAAGGCTGGTTAGGTAAAAGGGGCTTCGACTCCGCTCAGCCTGACAAATGGAAGAGAGATAAGAAAAATTGCGTATTTTTATTGCTTAGTAATCTATGTGCTAAAATTAATTGTATCCAACGGATTTATTTGATGATTTTGTAGTTTTTAGAGTCGTCCGACTTTACCGTTTTATAAATATCAAAAAGAATAAAAACTGCAGTAATAGGATTGACAAATAAAAACAGGTCTAAAAAACCGCCGTGTGTAATTTCAAAGAGAGCAAGTATTAAAAACAGTGCAAATAAAAGCAGATTAAAAATGCCGAAAAAGCAATAAAGAAAACTTAAACTTAATTTGTTCTTCTTATCGTTTTTAAAATAAAAGAATCTTAATAGTATTAAAATCACTCCAATTGCCCCGGAAATCCAACAACTGTTCAGGTAAAAATCAAGAACTTCGAACCCATGAAACCAGCCAGGTGATTCAAAGAAGTAAATGAAGAAAGCACAAATTGTCCAAATATTTGTTATGATCAGGGAGAAGGTTAGATTTTTAAAAAGGGTTTCTTTCATGTGTTGGTTTCTTTTGGTTATAAATAAAGTTTTGATGTAACACTGTGTAAACATTAATAGTGCCAGAATGTGAATAACAATAGTATTTAATTCTTGCTCTCAGTAAATTTTAATTCAGTTCTTGAAAGACTTTTTTGTAATTGTGTGAAATGTAAAAAGGGCAGAACCTTATAGAATGGTTCTGCCCTTTTTTTATTCTTTATAGTTGGATTGCGGAAAATTTTAACGCAAAGCTCGCAAAGATTTTCTTTTACACGCAGATTTGCTTCGCCAGTTCGCTATCGCTCGGGTAGCTGATTAGGCTGATCTTATTTATCTCTCAAAAAAATATCTGTGCAATCTGCTAAATCTGCGTGCAAAAAAACAAGTATAAAACTAAAAAGAATTCGTAATACTATAACTAAACTTTGCGTGCGGTTATCTCCAGTTTAAGCATAACTTTTCATTTTCTGAACGATTTCCATATAACGATTTTCAAAAACTGTTTGCTCAACAGGAACCACAACCGATTGGAATAATTGCATCAAATTATCAGCGTGATTGGCTACTTTTGTTGTTTGAAGGTTGTAATGAATGAATTTTATCCAAAGCAATGCTTTTAGTTCTGTTTCATTCTCATTCCACATTTTCATTTCTACCAGTAAAACATTATCGGTATATTGAATCAATTGAGACTCGATTACTACAGTTTCCATTGTAGAGGCCGGTCTCATATAACTGATCTGATTGGAAGCTACAACCCAGCTCAGCGCGGTTGTTTTCATCAATTTAAAAATATCAAGATTGTAGTGTTCTGCAATTTGGTCTTCACGGGTATTAATGAAATATTCAAGGTATTTTGCATTGTTCAAATGATTGAAAGGATCACAATCCTGAAATCTGATTTTTCTTTTTGTTTTTAATACTTTTTCCATTTTTAATTAAATTATCACATACCGATTGGTATATGTAGGGTTAAATTTTTTTACTTTTTTATGTTTTTAATTAGTATGTCATCAATGAAATCCATTGCATGCGTAATGTAGGAGTCGTCATTGTGTGTGAATGCCAAAAGAGAACTGCCTTCTATCATAGTTAAAATGAGTTGTGCATATTTGTTTACATCGGTATCCGGTTGAATTTCATCTTTGCTAATCCCTTCGCTGATGATATCGGTTAGTCCATTAATGAATTTTTGAGATAACTTCTCGGCAGCTTCGAACAATAGAGGATTTACAAATTTGGTGTCAACAGAAACCCGTAAC is a window from the Flavobacterium cupriresistens genome containing:
- a CDS encoding PKD-like domain-containing protein, with translation MNKILIALATTLFLTGCSKDETPSEVVLPEVTFDEPTNGFTIDKMQWFHLQPKLKNPDNVTYTWLLNGKIIATTLDLMYVFAQAGTYKIDFRVKNNSGEIFKKITVNVNEKTYLNGVKNVFEFFPAPGQFTNALPEATVKDTDETMRKKAETTLTTGSLVSLGGFGGYIVMGFDHTIINKEGNDFIVLGNAFSNWAEPGIIMVSSDVNNNGKADDEWYEIAGSEHNKPTTIKNYELTYYQPKSEPENPSEPNYIRWTDNQGQTGYISKNAYHSNPFYPTWKGTSITLKGTFLKANLFDKSGTGTYWVNPAYDWGYADNWSNTDEKAQIDINWSVDKKGNPVKLQGINFIKVYNSNRAEGGWLGEVSTEVSGFKDLNL
- a CDS encoding leucine-rich repeat domain-containing protein; the protein is MKSYITLFLALVFSLNIFADTVSDKEKDALIKLYHATNGSQWKIKWDLSLSVATWYGVTAENGKVVGLNLANNNLQGELPGEFYDLVNLIAVDLHENGLKGQLPVAIQNLKELEVLDVSLNELSGTLPASICELKKLKNLELFANKISGELPIEIGKLKQLEILSLFNNELEGQLPGSLYKIQTLKVLLLNNNKMSGNLSNEILNFSALENLSLFDNSFGGEIPKGLEKLHNLSEMNLSYNKFEGTVSKNLVLLDALNMTMFDENGDPVLLEINNEKETTIVTQN
- a CDS encoding acyl-CoA thioesterase, which encodes MEKVLKTKRKIRFQDCDPFNHLNNAKYLEYFINTREDQIAEHYNLDIFKLMKTTALSWVVASNQISYMRPASTMETVVIESQLIQYTDNVLLVEMKMWNENETELKALLWIKFIHYNLQTTKVANHADNLMQLFQSVVVPVEQTVFENRYMEIVQKMKSYA